From a single Actinomyces viscosus genomic region:
- the serS gene encoding serine--tRNA ligase produces the protein MIDLRALRENPEPFRASQRARGADVDLVDRVIAADETRRQALAAFENLRAEQKAVSRSVGKASPEERPAILASAKELAEQVKAAEAASSAAAAELDALARQFANLIEGAPSGGEEDYVVLRHEGGEPRDFAAEGFEPADHLAIGEGLDIIDTRRGAKVSGARFYYLKGWGMRLELALMTAALDAAVAHGFTPMTTPTLVTPQVMGGTGFLGAHSDEIYYLPADDLYLTGTSEVALAGYHADEILDLSAGPRRYMGWSTCYRREAGAAGKDTRGIIRVHQFNKAEMFSYCRPEDAEAEHARLLAMEEEMLALVELPYRVIDTAAGDLGSSAARKFDCEAWLPTQQRWMEVTSTSNCTTYQARRLAVRERREGGTSPVATLNGTLATTRWMVAILENHQQADGSVRVPTGLRPYLGGLEVIEPVGTSA, from the coding sequence ATGATCGACCTGCGTGCGCTTCGTGAGAACCCCGAGCCCTTCCGCGCCAGCCAGCGAGCCCGCGGTGCCGACGTCGATCTCGTTGACCGCGTCATCGCCGCCGACGAGACCCGCCGTCAGGCGCTGGCCGCCTTCGAGAACCTGCGCGCCGAGCAGAAGGCCGTCTCCCGGTCCGTGGGGAAGGCCTCGCCCGAGGAGCGCCCGGCGATCCTCGCCAGCGCCAAGGAGCTGGCCGAGCAGGTCAAGGCCGCCGAGGCCGCCTCCTCGGCCGCCGCCGCCGAGCTCGACGCCCTGGCCCGCCAGTTCGCCAACCTCATCGAGGGGGCGCCCTCGGGCGGCGAGGAGGACTACGTCGTCCTGCGCCACGAGGGCGGCGAGCCCCGCGACTTCGCCGCCGAGGGCTTCGAGCCCGCCGACCACCTGGCGATCGGCGAGGGCCTGGACATCATCGACACCCGCCGCGGCGCCAAGGTCTCCGGCGCCCGCTTCTACTACCTCAAGGGCTGGGGCATGCGCCTGGAGCTGGCCCTCATGACGGCGGCCCTGGACGCCGCCGTCGCCCACGGCTTCACCCCGATGACCACCCCCACCCTCGTCACCCCGCAGGTCATGGGGGGCACCGGCTTCCTCGGCGCCCACAGCGACGAGATCTACTACCTGCCCGCCGACGACCTCTACCTCACCGGCACCTCCGAGGTGGCCCTGGCCGGCTACCACGCCGACGAGATCCTCGACCTGTCCGCCGGCCCCAGGCGCTACATGGGCTGGTCCACCTGCTACCGGCGCGAGGCCGGCGCCGCCGGCAAGGACACCCGCGGCATCATCCGTGTCCACCAGTTCAACAAGGCCGAGATGTTCTCCTACTGCCGCCCCGAGGACGCCGAGGCCGAGCACGCCCGGCTCCTGGCCATGGAGGAGGAGATGCTGGCCCTGGTCGAGCTGCCCTATCGGGTCATCGACACCGCCGCCGGGGACCTCGGCTCCTCGGCCGCCCGCAAGTTCGACTGCGAGGCCTGGCTGCCCACCCAGCAGCGCTGGATGGAGGTCACCTCCACCTCCAACTGCACCACCTACCAGGCCCGCCGCCTGGCCGTGCGCGAGCGCCGCGAGGGCGGCACGAGCCCGGTGGCCACCCTCAACGGGACCCTGGCCACCACCCGCTGGATGGTCGCCATCCTGGAGAACCACCAGCAGGCCGACGGCTCGGTGCGCGTGCCCACGGGCCTGCGCCCCTACCTGGGCGGCTTGGAGGTCATCGAGCCCGTCGGTACCAGCGCCTGA
- a CDS encoding LysR substrate-binding domain-containing protein — protein MPISSSPSFSQLRAFVALCDHQHFGEAATALGVSQPSLSQAITALEKRVGGELVERTTRRVLVTSLGEALLPFARDAVLAAEAFNEAASSQGAALSGTMRLGIIPTIAPYLAPVLIDGLREALPQMELDLREMVTGDNLDQLAQGRLDAAIISLEDDLQRTTAIPMFDEELVILTAAGHPWAGRTDVRPSELDDQPLLLLDEGNCLRDQALSLCQRYGTQPPVAVATTLSTVTRMVAHGSGVTIIPEGALQLLTPSSEYGVARFAGEAPVRHMGLVHRVSSSRGADFAQLAGLISRLVSETDLPVTTVKTLAAA, from the coding sequence ATGCCGATCTCATCATCTCCATCCTTTTCCCAGTTACGGGCCTTCGTGGCCCTGTGCGACCACCAGCACTTCGGCGAGGCCGCCACCGCACTCGGCGTCAGCCAGCCCAGCCTGTCCCAGGCGATCACCGCCCTGGAGAAGCGGGTCGGCGGCGAGCTGGTGGAGCGCACCACCCGCCGCGTCCTGGTGACCTCCCTGGGCGAGGCCCTGCTTCCCTTCGCCCGTGACGCCGTCCTGGCCGCCGAGGCCTTCAACGAGGCCGCCTCCAGCCAGGGGGCCGCCCTGAGCGGCACGATGCGCCTGGGCATCATCCCCACGATTGCGCCCTACCTGGCCCCCGTTCTCATCGACGGTCTGCGCGAGGCCCTGCCCCAGATGGAGCTGGACCTGCGTGAGATGGTCACCGGGGACAACCTCGACCAGCTCGCCCAGGGCCGCCTCGACGCGGCGATCATCTCGCTGGAGGACGACCTTCAGCGCACCACCGCGATCCCGATGTTCGACGAGGAACTCGTCATCCTCACCGCCGCGGGTCACCCCTGGGCGGGTCGTACCGACGTGCGCCCCAGCGAGCTCGACGACCAGCCCCTCCTCCTGCTCGACGAGGGCAACTGCCTGCGCGACCAGGCCCTGTCCCTGTGCCAGCGCTACGGCACCCAGCCCCCGGTCGCGGTGGCCACCACCTTGTCGACGGTGACCCGCATGGTCGCTCACGGCTCCGGCGTGACGATCATCCCCGAGGGGGCGCTCCAGCTGCTGACCCCCTCCTCGGAGTACGGCGTCGCCCGGTTCGCCGGCGAGGCGCCGGTGCGCCACATGGGCCTGGTTCACCGGGTCTCCTCCTCCCGCGGCGCCGACTTCGCCCAGCTGGCCGGCCTCATCTCGCGCCTGGTCAGCGAGACCGACCTGCCCGTCACCACCGTCAAGACCCTGGCTGCGGCCTGA
- a CDS encoding diacylglycerol/lipid kinase family protein, which translates to MTGFTDGGPRATTPRTGQPLACVVINPSKPRATAAVRGLLERELREAGYAGPVWLETSVSEPGTMQARLALAAGARLVVAAGGDGTVRAVAAGVAGTGAQMGIIPLGTANLAARNLGVPVGDPRAAARVAARGVDLPADLAWVRTEPWTEPDVGPMRTAATGSTGTAELAHLPEDAGDPAQSAGPAGPAGATETTASPQLSAEAARAVRTIQRATRRPRQWARPTLGDEHACMVVAGIGFDAGLVASTRPALKARVGWGAYALAAMENLGSPRMDLVLSLLDDTGQRRVERLTARNLLVANGGRLPAGITLLPEARTDDGLLDVAAIDTVAGLAGWSSLARQVLPPYAARYSEPSRSLGRVVLRRGGEVAVQLSVPALAEVDGDLLAPTRGMRVRIDPGALLIRRPAA; encoded by the coding sequence ATGACCGGCTTCACCGACGGCGGGCCCCGGGCGACGACGCCGCGCACCGGGCAGCCGCTGGCCTGTGTCGTCATCAACCCCTCCAAGCCGCGTGCGACCGCCGCGGTGCGGGGCCTGCTGGAGCGCGAGCTGCGCGAGGCGGGCTATGCCGGCCCCGTCTGGCTGGAGACGAGCGTCTCCGAGCCCGGCACGATGCAGGCGCGCCTGGCCCTGGCGGCCGGGGCCCGCCTGGTGGTGGCCGCCGGCGGTGACGGGACGGTGCGCGCGGTGGCGGCCGGCGTGGCCGGCACCGGGGCCCAGATGGGCATCATCCCCCTGGGCACGGCGAACCTGGCGGCCCGCAACCTCGGCGTACCGGTCGGCGACCCGAGAGCTGCGGCCCGGGTGGCGGCCCGCGGCGTCGACCTGCCCGCCGACCTCGCCTGGGTGAGGACCGAGCCCTGGACCGAGCCCGACGTCGGACCGATGCGGACGGCGGCCACCGGATCCACCGGAACCGCCGAGCTCGCGCACCTTCCAGAAGACGCCGGCGATCCGGCCCAGTCAGCCGGCCCGGCCGGACCCGCCGGCGCGACGGAGACGACCGCCTCCCCGCAGCTGTCGGCCGAGGCGGCCCGGGCGGTGCGCACGATCCAGAGGGCGACCCGCAGGCCCCGCCAGTGGGCCCGACCCACGCTCGGCGACGAGCACGCCTGCATGGTGGTGGCCGGGATCGGCTTCGACGCCGGGCTGGTCGCCTCCACGCGCCCGGCGCTCAAGGCGCGGGTCGGATGGGGCGCCTACGCGCTGGCGGCCATGGAGAACCTGGGCTCGCCGCGCATGGACCTGGTTCTCAGCCTGCTCGACGACACCGGCCAGCGGCGCGTGGAGCGACTGACCGCCCGCAACCTGCTGGTGGCCAACGGCGGTCGCCTGCCGGCCGGGATCACCCTGCTGCCCGAGGCCCGCACCGATGACGGTCTGCTCGACGTCGCCGCCATCGACACGGTGGCCGGCCTGGCCGGCTGGAGCTCGCTGGCCCGTCAGGTGCTGCCGCCCTACGCGGCGCGGTACTCCGAGCCGAGCCGTTCCCTGGGGCGGGTGGTGCTGCGCCGCGGCGGGGAGGTGGCCGTCCAGCTCTCCGTACCGGCCCTGGCCGAGGTCGACGGGGACCTGCTGGCGCCCACGCGGGGCATGCGGGTGCGCATTGACCCCGGGGCGCTGCTCATTCGCCGCCCGGCGGCCTGA
- a CDS encoding amidohydrolase, whose translation MRDLNDLTRPTVPSSAIQERMAAETEERRGVVGPPAVLPDDAGAPADLRAALAEAVAELAPQIVELSHDIHDHPETGFEEHHAVATVAALLRRHGIEPEVGVYGMDTALRAEFSGTPGETDGAGQPAGTIAILAEYDALPGIGHGCGHNVMCANSVGAFLALAALARTRPGALPGRVVLQTTPAEENSTAKEILSVRGMLDGVDAAIQTHSYAHDVTHQTWLGVRRLDVVFHGVPAHASSQPFMGRNALDAATLALTGIGLLRQQMLPMDRLHAIITDGGQVPNIIPERTELSIMVRSKYLETLKEIAERVEEVVHGAALMTGTGVEILTSEFCNEVPVRDNGPLLTSWVRSQRERGRDPLAAGVLPETIAAGTDFGNVSQRVPGIHPLIKVTDRPDVALHTRAMTEAAGAATGDAAALDGAYGLAAVALDWLHDAGLRQAVRADFEATGGAIDVAGFWEE comes from the coding sequence ATGCGCGACCTGAATGACCTCACCCGCCCCACCGTCCCCTCCAGCGCCATCCAGGAGCGCATGGCCGCCGAGACCGAGGAGCGCCGCGGCGTCGTCGGCCCACCGGCGGTACTGCCCGATGATGCCGGCGCCCCCGCCGACCTGCGTGCCGCCCTGGCCGAGGCCGTCGCCGAGCTGGCCCCGCAGATCGTCGAGCTCTCCCACGACATCCACGACCACCCCGAGACCGGTTTCGAGGAGCACCACGCCGTGGCCACGGTCGCCGCGCTCCTGCGCCGCCACGGCATCGAGCCCGAGGTCGGCGTCTACGGCATGGACACCGCCCTGCGCGCCGAGTTCTCCGGAACCCCCGGGGAGACCGACGGCGCCGGACAGCCGGCCGGCACCATCGCGATCCTCGCCGAGTACGACGCCCTGCCCGGCATCGGCCACGGCTGCGGCCATAACGTCATGTGCGCCAACTCCGTGGGCGCCTTCCTCGCCCTGGCCGCTCTGGCCCGCACCCGCCCCGGCGCCCTGCCCGGTCGCGTCGTCCTGCAGACCACGCCCGCCGAGGAGAACTCGACCGCCAAGGAGATCCTGTCCGTGCGCGGCATGCTCGACGGCGTCGACGCCGCCATCCAGACCCACTCCTACGCCCACGACGTCACCCACCAGACCTGGCTCGGGGTGCGTCGCCTGGACGTCGTCTTCCACGGCGTGCCCGCCCACGCCTCCTCCCAGCCCTTCATGGGCCGCAACGCCCTGGACGCGGCCACCCTGGCCCTGACCGGCATCGGCCTGCTGCGCCAGCAGATGCTCCCCATGGACCGCCTCCACGCCATCATCACCGACGGCGGCCAGGTCCCCAACATCATCCCCGAGCGCACCGAGCTGTCCATCATGGTGCGCTCCAAGTACCTCGAGACCCTCAAGGAGATCGCCGAGCGGGTCGAGGAGGTCGTCCACGGCGCCGCCCTCATGACCGGCACCGGCGTCGAGATCCTCACCTCGGAGTTCTGCAACGAGGTTCCCGTGCGCGACAACGGTCCCCTGCTCACCTCCTGGGTGCGCTCCCAGCGCGAGCGCGGCCGCGACCCCCTGGCCGCCGGCGTCCTGCCCGAGACGATCGCCGCCGGCACCGACTTCGGCAACGTCTCCCAGCGCGTGCCCGGCATCCACCCGCTCATCAAGGTCACCGACCGGCCCGACGTCGCCCTCCACACCCGCGCCATGACCGAGGCCGCCGGTGCGGCCACCGGGGACGCGGCCGCGCTCGACGGCGCCTACGGGCTGGCCGCCGTCGCCCTGGACTGGCTTCACGACGCCGGTCTGCGCCAGGCGGTGCGCGCCGACTTCGAGGCCACCGGCGGGGCGATCGACGTCGCCGGCTTCTGGGAGGAGTGA
- a CDS encoding MFS transporter has product MSSDKAGASGSTQGRPTAGTALEAASERKYLKWYNKVGYGSGDVAGNVVYVLLSAFVMIYLTDTAGLNAGVVGTLMMVSRLFDGFSDIIFGALLDRTSTRMGKARPWMLWGFVGCAAMIIAIFAIPTSLGDTAKYAWFFIAYTLLNAVFYTANNIAYSSLTALITRNSDERVQMGSIRFMFAFGTNLLIQSITVGGVALFGGGAVGWRTMAIIYALLGLAVNTLSVLSVEELPPEELESEDEPKDDKLSVAESAKLLLSNKYYLIILVVFLLTQIFTAMLNMGIYFMTYILNDANLLGTFAWAINIPLIVGLMVTPVVVSRFGGMYRINIVGYVIATVGRLGVLVAAYTHNIPLMLVLSGIAALGMSPLQGTLNALIAEASENTWLRTGKRIDGLMFSCTSLGVKVGGGLGTAVSGWLLAASGYDGHLDVQPGSAIQMLYVMYVWFPLVANALILFLLTRLDVEKVNTGLKEQLDAQAAGKAGEGADGEPAAAGAAGEAGESADAVESLGSAAGIKKGDDSTS; this is encoded by the coding sequence ATGAGCAGTGACAAGGCCGGCGCGTCCGGCAGCACGCAGGGCAGGCCGACCGCTGGAACCGCACTGGAGGCGGCCAGCGAGCGGAAGTACCTGAAGTGGTACAACAAGGTGGGCTACGGCTCGGGCGACGTGGCCGGCAACGTCGTCTACGTGCTCCTGTCCGCCTTCGTCATGATCTACCTGACGGACACCGCCGGGCTCAACGCGGGCGTCGTCGGCACCCTCATGATGGTCTCGCGCCTGTTCGACGGGTTCTCCGACATCATCTTCGGGGCGCTGCTGGACCGCACCAGCACGCGGATGGGCAAGGCCCGGCCGTGGATGCTGTGGGGGTTCGTAGGCTGCGCCGCCATGATCATCGCGATCTTCGCGATCCCCACGAGCCTGGGCGACACCGCCAAGTACGCCTGGTTCTTCATCGCCTACACGCTGCTCAACGCCGTGTTCTATACGGCCAACAACATCGCCTACTCCTCACTGACCGCGCTCATCACCCGCAACAGCGACGAGCGCGTGCAGATGGGCTCCATCCGCTTCATGTTCGCCTTCGGGACGAACCTGCTCATCCAGAGCATCACCGTGGGCGGTGTGGCCCTGTTCGGCGGCGGCGCCGTCGGCTGGCGGACCATGGCGATCATCTACGCGCTGCTCGGCCTGGCGGTGAACACCCTGTCGGTGCTCTCGGTCGAGGAGCTGCCGCCCGAGGAGCTGGAGAGCGAGGACGAGCCCAAGGACGACAAGCTTTCGGTGGCGGAGTCGGCCAAGCTGCTCCTGTCCAACAAGTACTACCTCATCATCCTCGTCGTCTTCCTGCTCACCCAGATCTTCACGGCCATGCTCAACATGGGCATCTACTTCATGACCTACATCCTGAACGACGCCAACCTGCTGGGGACCTTCGCCTGGGCCATCAACATCCCGCTCATCGTGGGGCTCATGGTCACACCGGTCGTGGTGAGCAGGTTCGGGGGGATGTACCGGATCAACATCGTCGGGTACGTCATCGCCACCGTGGGGCGGCTCGGGGTGCTCGTGGCGGCCTACACGCACAACATCCCGCTCATGCTGGTCCTCTCCGGTATCGCGGCCCTGGGTATGAGCCCGCTGCAGGGCACGCTCAACGCCCTCATCGCCGAGGCCTCGGAGAACACCTGGCTGCGCACCGGCAAGCGCATCGACGGGCTCATGTTCTCCTGCACGTCCCTGGGTGTGAAGGTCGGTGGCGGGCTGGGCACGGCCGTGTCCGGGTGGCTGCTGGCCGCCTCCGGCTACGACGGGCACCTGGACGTCCAGCCGGGCTCCGCCATCCAGATGCTCTACGTCATGTACGTGTGGTTCCCGCTCGTGGCCAACGCACTCATCCTCTTCCTGCTCACCCGGCTCGACGTCGAGAAGGTCAACACCGGGCTCAAGGAGCAGCTCGACGCCCAGGCGGCCGGAAAGGCCGGCGAGGGTGCTGACGGTGAGCCGGCCGCTGCGGGAGCAGCGGGGGAGGCAGGGGAGTCCGCCGACGCCGTCGAGAGCCTGGGCTCCGCGGCCGGGATCAAGAAGGGCGACGACTCGACGAGCTGA
- a CDS encoding glycoside hydrolase family 2 TIM barrel-domain containing protein, with amino-acid sequence MIVPRHFEDLGVLHEHTLPPRSYYVPASRPIATSPWRREDSDRFHLLSGQWAFRYLPSVHELTEAFWEQDAPEASGDDAAPGEAASRPVPEGFTRIQVPSTWQHLGYDHHQYTNVRYPIPFDPPHVPQDNPCGAYIRDFEYTPDPAAPSTYLTFEGVDSCFYVWLNGTYVGYSQVSHASAEFDVTELIRPGANRLAVLVLKWCDGTYLEDQDKFRTSGIFRDVYLLSRPAAVLFDYVTTTSLGPVVGSGFDAGPATAVVKIQGAYRGGSVPTRVELIDHDGAVVASGELEAFAGDDGYTHRARLSIEAPYLWSAENPYLYTLVLTTPDEVITDRVGIREIEVSDAVVHLNGRPITLRGVNRHDSDPATGPVVGLEHMQWDLRLMKEHNINAVRSSHYPNDPRFYQLCDEHGLYVMSEADNESHGTQSRFLADPSWDNQVEHWNEPIADNPEWTEATVDRMRLCVHREKNRPSVISWSAGNECSYGCTLEAALMWAKEFDPTRLTHYESSYYRDSKRRYDYSCIDLYSRMYPAIEEIRDYLDSDPDKPFILVEYCHAMGNGPGDLEDYWEIIRADERMCGGFVWEWCDHAVTAGTSGDGRPIHLYGGDHDEAVHDGNFCVDGLVSPDRVPHPGLAELKNVQRPARVVEYDQDEGLLTIHNDLDHTDLSQYLRISYEVLCDGVVVDRQDLDLVEPVPPHTSVMLRCEPEVPRTGRCHLLVTYRLARPDSLLAAGHVLGFDEIPLRNADKRHRWVAALADRPIGETRLPVRREGTRIEVETDKLRCAIDTRTGLPVSLAAQDRELLDRPVELNIWRAPTDNDRHVRLEWERAHYHQAVARAYGVDVDEEPGRVTISANVGLVAPSVQPALRGRLIWTLTDDGVLSLSMRLRRTLGFPSLPRLGLRLFLPEAMNQVDYCGLGPQESYVDKRRASHHGAFSADVVDLHEDYIRPQENGSHADCNKVIVSGGGLSLAVVGPTPFSFNASRYTQEELASRRRNTDLTPSGSTVLCLDAAMAGIGSNSCGPALRPRYQADSQELGMELHFLLNPLTHTSTHNEVNP; translated from the coding sequence ATGATCGTTCCTAGACACTTCGAGGACCTCGGCGTCCTCCACGAGCACACGCTGCCGCCGCGCTCCTACTACGTGCCCGCCTCCCGCCCCATCGCCACCAGCCCGTGGAGGCGCGAGGACTCCGACCGCTTCCACCTGCTCAGCGGGCAGTGGGCCTTCCGCTACCTGCCCAGCGTCCATGAGCTGACCGAGGCCTTCTGGGAGCAGGACGCCCCCGAGGCCTCCGGCGACGACGCGGCCCCCGGCGAGGCCGCCTCCCGCCCCGTCCCGGAGGGCTTCACCCGGATCCAGGTGCCCAGCACCTGGCAGCACCTGGGCTACGACCACCACCAGTACACCAACGTGCGCTACCCCATCCCCTTCGACCCGCCCCACGTCCCCCAGGACAACCCCTGCGGCGCCTACATCCGCGACTTCGAGTACACCCCGGACCCCGCCGCTCCCAGCACCTACCTGACCTTCGAGGGCGTGGACTCCTGCTTCTACGTGTGGCTCAACGGCACCTACGTCGGCTACAGCCAGGTCTCCCACGCCTCCGCCGAGTTCGACGTCACCGAGCTCATCCGCCCCGGCGCCAACCGCCTGGCCGTCCTGGTCCTCAAGTGGTGCGACGGCACCTACCTGGAGGACCAGGACAAGTTCCGCACCAGCGGCATCTTCCGCGACGTCTACCTCCTGAGCCGCCCGGCCGCCGTCCTGTTCGACTACGTCACCACCACCTCGCTCGGCCCGGTGGTCGGCAGCGGGTTCGACGCCGGACCGGCCACCGCCGTCGTCAAGATCCAGGGCGCCTACCGGGGCGGGTCCGTCCCCACCCGCGTCGAGCTCATTGACCACGACGGCGCAGTGGTCGCCTCCGGTGAGCTGGAGGCCTTCGCCGGCGACGACGGCTACACCCACCGGGCCCGCCTGAGTATCGAGGCCCCCTACCTGTGGAGCGCCGAGAACCCCTACCTCTACACCCTGGTCCTCACCACACCCGACGAGGTCATCACCGACCGGGTGGGCATCCGCGAGATCGAGGTGAGCGACGCCGTCGTCCACCTCAACGGCAGGCCCATCACCCTGCGAGGCGTCAACCGGCACGACTCCGACCCGGCCACCGGACCCGTCGTCGGCCTGGAGCACATGCAGTGGGACCTGCGGCTGATGAAGGAGCACAACATCAACGCGGTGCGCAGCTCCCACTACCCCAACGACCCGCGCTTCTACCAGCTGTGCGACGAGCACGGCCTCTACGTCATGTCCGAGGCCGACAACGAGAGCCACGGCACCCAGAGCCGCTTCCTGGCCGACCCCTCCTGGGACAACCAGGTCGAGCACTGGAACGAGCCCATCGCCGACAACCCCGAGTGGACCGAGGCCACCGTCGACCGCATGAGGCTGTGCGTCCACCGCGAGAAGAACCGCCCCAGCGTCATCTCCTGGTCGGCCGGCAACGAGTGCTCCTACGGCTGCACCCTTGAGGCGGCCCTCATGTGGGCCAAGGAGTTCGACCCCACGCGCCTGACCCACTACGAGAGCTCCTACTACCGCGATTCCAAGCGCCGCTACGACTACTCCTGCATCGACCTGTACAGCCGCATGTACCCCGCCATCGAGGAGATCCGCGACTACCTGGACTCCGACCCGGACAAGCCCTTCATCCTCGTGGAGTACTGCCACGCCATGGGCAACGGCCCCGGCGACCTTGAGGACTACTGGGAGATCATCCGGGCCGACGAGCGCATGTGCGGCGGCTTCGTGTGGGAGTGGTGCGACCACGCGGTGACCGCCGGGACCAGCGGCGACGGCCGCCCGATCCACCTCTACGGCGGCGACCACGACGAGGCCGTCCACGACGGCAACTTCTGCGTCGACGGGCTCGTCTCGCCCGACCGCGTCCCCCACCCCGGCCTGGCCGAGCTCAAGAACGTCCAGCGCCCCGCCCGCGTCGTCGAGTACGACCAGGACGAGGGCCTGCTCACCATCCACAACGACCTCGACCACACCGACCTGTCCCAGTACCTGCGCATCTCCTACGAGGTGCTGTGCGACGGCGTCGTCGTGGACCGCCAGGACCTCGACCTGGTCGAGCCCGTCCCGCCGCACACGAGCGTCATGCTGCGCTGCGAGCCGGAGGTCCCGCGCACCGGGCGCTGCCACCTGCTGGTCACCTACCGGCTCGCGCGCCCCGACTCGCTGCTGGCCGCCGGCCACGTCCTGGGCTTCGACGAGATCCCGCTGCGCAACGCCGACAAGCGACACCGGTGGGTCGCCGCGCTCGCGGACCGCCCCATCGGGGAGACCCGTCTGCCGGTCAGGCGCGAGGGGACCCGGATCGAGGTCGAGACCGACAAGCTGCGCTGCGCCATCGACACCCGCACCGGCCTGCCCGTGTCCCTGGCCGCCCAGGACCGCGAGCTCCTGGACCGTCCGGTCGAGCTCAACATCTGGCGGGCCCCCACCGACAACGACCGCCACGTGCGCCTGGAGTGGGAGCGCGCGCACTACCACCAGGCCGTGGCCCGCGCCTACGGCGTCGACGTCGACGAGGAGCCCGGCCGCGTCACCATCAGCGCCAACGTCGGCCTCGTGGCGCCCTCGGTCCAGCCCGCTCTGCGCGGGCGGCTCATCTGGACCCTCACTGACGACGGCGTCCTGAGCCTGAGCATGCGACTGCGCCGGACGTTGGGCTTCCCCAGCCTGCCGCGCCTGGGACTGCGCCTCTTCCTGCCCGAGGCGATGAACCAGGTCGACTACTGCGGCCTGGGTCCGCAGGAGAGCTACGTCGACAAGCGTCGCGCCAGCCACCACGGGGCCTTCAGCGCCGACGTCGTCGACCTCCACGAGGACTACATCCGGCCTCAGGAGAACGGCAGCCACGCCGACTGCAACAAGGTGATCGTCTCCGGGGGCGGCCTGAGCCTGGCCGTCGTCGGGCCGACTCCCTTCTCCTTCAACGCCTCCCGCTACACGCAGGAGGAGCTGGCCTCGCGACGGCGCAACACCGACCTGACACCGTCGGGAAGCACGGTCCTGTGCCTGGACGCCGCCATGGCGGGCATCGGGTCCAACAGCTGCGGGCCCGCCCTGCGGCCCCGCTACCAGGCCGACAGCCAGGAGCTGGGAATGGAGCTCCATTTCCTGCTCAACCCCCTTACCCACACCAGCACTCACAACGAGGTGAACCCATGA
- a CDS encoding LacI family DNA-binding transcriptional regulator yields the protein MSDVARLAGVSAQTVSRVAAGSEHVRPDTRERVLRAMNQLGYTPNRAAQALRRGSFKAIGVLTQQIQRTGEALTTAGVLEAATTADYAVNLVQVERPASDDLREAVYRLSHQAIDGLVVVQAGKAGREHLVLPPAMPVAVSDSTLVDYYPSASADQAGGVRDAVEHLLGLGHRTVHHVCGPEDSQSSLVRRATWARCLQEAGREVPEPVPGGWEAAAGYEAGLRLAADPEVTAVFCANDELALGLIRAMHEQGRRVPQDVSVVGFDGLAVGEFSFPPLTTVRQDFKRHGREMVGLVLEQAASGTMDGSRSIVIPTELIVRGSTAPPAT from the coding sequence ATGAGCGATGTGGCTCGCCTAGCCGGCGTCTCGGCCCAGACGGTCTCGCGCGTGGCGGCCGGTTCGGAGCACGTCCGGCCCGATACCCGCGAGCGGGTCCTGCGGGCGATGAACCAGCTCGGCTACACCCCCAACCGTGCCGCGCAGGCCCTGCGCCGAGGCTCCTTCAAGGCGATCGGCGTGCTGACCCAGCAGATCCAGCGCACCGGAGAGGCCCTGACCACGGCGGGAGTGCTGGAGGCCGCCACTACCGCCGACTACGCCGTCAACCTCGTCCAGGTGGAGCGTCCCGCCTCCGACGACCTGCGCGAGGCTGTCTACCGGCTCTCCCACCAGGCCATCGACGGGCTCGTCGTCGTACAGGCCGGCAAGGCCGGGCGCGAGCACCTGGTCCTGCCGCCCGCGATGCCGGTGGCGGTCTCGGACTCCACGCTCGTGGACTACTACCCCTCGGCCAGCGCCGACCAGGCCGGCGGGGTGCGCGACGCCGTCGAGCACCTTCTGGGGCTGGGGCACCGCACCGTCCACCACGTGTGCGGCCCCGAGGACTCCCAGTCCAGCCTCGTTCGCCGAGCCACCTGGGCCCGCTGCCTGCAGGAGGCGGGTCGGGAGGTTCCCGAGCCGGTGCCCGGCGGCTGGGAGGCCGCCGCGGGCTACGAGGCCGGCCTGCGCCTGGCCGCTGACCCGGAGGTGACGGCCGTCTTCTGCGCCAACGACGAACTGGCCCTGGGGCTCATCCGGGCCATGCACGAGCAGGGCAGGCGCGTGCCGCAGGACGTCTCGGTCGTCGGCTTCGACGGCCTGGCCGTGGGGGAGTTCAGCTTCCCGCCGCTGACCACCGTGCGCCAGGACTTCAAGCGCCACGGCCGCGAGATGGTGGGGCTGGTGCTGGAGCAGGCGGCCTCCGGGACGATGGACGGCAGCCGCAGCATCGTCATCCCCACCGAGCTCATCGTGCGCGGCTCGACCGCCCCGCCGGCCACCTAG